The following proteins are co-located in the Flectobacillus major DSM 103 genome:
- a CDS encoding ABC-F family ATP-binding cassette domain-containing protein: protein MLTVSNVSLRFGKRVLFEDVNIKFTEGNCYGLIGANGAGKSTFLKILSGELESQTGSVSMNPGERMSILKQNHFEYEDYSVLQTVIMGNKRLYDIMQEKDAIYLKEDFTEEDGNRAADLEAEFAEMNGWEAESDAAMLLGGLGIKENLHEVLLKDLNGSDKVKVLLAQALFGSPDILLLDEPTNNLDIESILWLENFLQNFKNTVIVVSHDRHFLDNVCTHIADLDFGKIQLYGGTYTFWYESSQLAARQRADQNKKTDEKRKELEEFIRRFSANVAKSKQATARQKMLDKLQVEDIKPSSRRYPFINFKPEREAGDQLLSVEGLSAKTEDGTYLFKDLTFSINKGDKLAVLSRDSLAISVFFDILMGERKPDAGEFKWGVTTTQAYLPNDNAKYFDDASLNLVDWLRQYSTEKDESFIRGFLGRMLFSGDEALKKCTVLSGGEKQRCMFSRMMLSGANVLLFDEPTNHLDLESITALNNGMADYSGTMLFTCHDHQLTQTVATRILEIGSKGFLDKLMTFDDYISDAKVKEQKEKIY, encoded by the coding sequence TCGAATGTATCTCTCCGTTTTGGCAAACGGGTTCTTTTTGAAGATGTTAATATTAAATTTACTGAAGGCAACTGCTATGGCTTGATTGGTGCCAATGGTGCTGGAAAATCTACGTTTCTAAAAATCCTTTCGGGTGAATTAGAATCTCAGACAGGTTCGGTTTCTATGAACCCAGGAGAGCGTATGTCTATCCTTAAACAAAACCATTTTGAGTACGAAGATTATTCGGTACTTCAAACGGTTATTATGGGTAATAAACGCCTCTACGACATCATGCAGGAAAAAGATGCGATTTACCTAAAAGAGGATTTTACAGAAGAAGATGGTAACCGTGCTGCTGATTTAGAAGCTGAATTTGCAGAAATGAATGGCTGGGAAGCTGAATCGGATGCTGCGATGCTCTTGGGCGGCTTGGGTATCAAAGAAAATTTGCACGAAGTTTTACTGAAAGACCTCAATGGTTCTGATAAAGTAAAAGTGCTATTGGCTCAGGCTCTGTTTGGCTCGCCCGATATCCTGTTGCTGGATGAACCTACCAACAACTTAGATATTGAATCTATTCTTTGGTTGGAAAACTTTTTACAGAATTTCAAAAATACAGTAATCGTTGTATCTCACGACCGTCACTTCCTCGATAACGTTTGTACACACATTGCCGACCTTGACTTTGGTAAAATTCAGTTATATGGTGGTACTTATACTTTCTGGTATGAGTCGTCGCAATTGGCTGCCCGTCAGCGTGCCGACCAAAACAAAAAGACTGATGAAAAACGAAAAGAATTAGAAGAGTTTATTCGTCGCTTCTCGGCCAACGTTGCCAAGTCAAAGCAAGCTACTGCTCGTCAGAAAATGTTAGATAAACTACAAGTAGAAGATATTAAGCCTTCGTCTCGTCGATATCCGTTTATCAACTTTAAGCCTGAACGTGAAGCTGGAGACCAATTGCTTTCTGTAGAAGGGTTGAGTGCCAAAACTGAAGATGGCACATATCTTTTCAAAGATTTAACATTTAGTATCAATAAAGGTGACAAATTAGCAGTTTTATCAAGAGATTCGTTAGCGATTTCGGTGTTTTTTGATATTTTGATGGGCGAACGCAAGCCCGATGCAGGCGAATTTAAGTGGGGAGTAACTACCACACAAGCTTATTTACCAAACGACAACGCCAAATATTTTGATGATGCTAGCTTAAATTTGGTAGACTGGTTGCGTCAATATTCTACAGAAAAAGACGAAAGCTTTATTCGTGGATTCTTAGGCAGAATGTTGTTCTCAGGAGACGAAGCTTTGAAAAAATGTACTGTTCTTTCAGGGGGCGAAAAACAACGTTGTATGTTTAGCCGTATGATGTTGTCTGGAGCGAACGTATTGCTATTTGACGAGCCAACCAACCACTTAGATTTGGAGTCTATTACGGCCCTCAACAATGGAATGGCTGATTATTCAGGAACAATGTTGTTTACCTGTCATGACCACCAATTGACACAAACAGTAGCAACACGTATATTAGAAATCGGTTCTAAGGGCTTCCTCGACAAATTAATGACCTTCGACGACTATATTTCGGATGCTAAAGTAAAAGAGCAAAAAGAAAAAATATATTAA